One part of the Ornithodoros turicata isolate Travis chromosome 2, ASM3712646v1, whole genome shotgun sequence genome encodes these proteins:
- the LOC135385607 gene encoding thymidylate kinase-like — protein sequence MKSIQRGLFIVFEGCDHTGKSTQARLLSEALRKAGHTVENIAFPNRETETGHLLDQYLKSKTALEDHAVHLLFSANRWEAAPRILSELGKGTTIIADRYAYSGVAFSASKSLDFKWCQQCDVGLPEPDLLLYLSASADVVARRGKFGSERYERSEFQENVLRNYEVFAQLEKERGRWVEIDANKSESEVHNDILGSVFTALAKERSQNVGKLWVE from the coding sequence ATGAAGTCAATACAACGTGGACTCTTTATTGTGTTTGAAGGCTGCGATCACACTGGTAAATCAACACAGGCAAGGCTCCTCTCAGAAGCACTCAGAAAAGCAGGGCACACAGTGGAGAACATTGCTTTTCCTAACCGTGAAACAGAGACGGGACATCTCCTGGACCAGTATCTAAAAAGCAAAACTGCTCTAGAAGATCATGCTGTGCACCTCCTATTTTCTGCAAATCGATGGGAGGCTGCACCCAGAATACTGTCAGAGCTCGGAAAAGGCACAACGATTATTGCGGATCGTTACGCATACTCTGGTGTCGCATTTTCAGCCTCTAAGTCACTGGACTTCAAGTGGTGTCAGCAATGCGACGTTGGGCTGCCCGAACCAGACCTCTTGCTGTACCTTTCAGCATCTGCTGACGTTGTGGCTCGCAGGGGTAAATTTGGCAGCGAGCGATACGAGCGATCAGAATTCCAGGAGAATGTCCTGAGGAACTATGAAGTTTTTGCACAGTTAGAGAAGGAGCGAGGTAGATGGGTTGAAATTGACGCCAATAAATCGGAGTCCGAAGTTCACAATGATATCCTTGGTTCAGTCTTCACTGCCCTAGCAAAAGAAAGAAGTCAAAATGTTGGGAAGCTGTGGGTAGAGTGA